The following DNA comes from Hypomesus transpacificus isolate Combined female chromosome 5, fHypTra1, whole genome shotgun sequence.
GAGTTGTTTCCAGTCTGCTAGTGTCCAGGTGAATTACACTGTAAACACAAGACAAAAGCCCAATAAGTTTACAATAagaaaatattcaacatgtcaCACTTAGTTTAAGAATAGAAAGGTAATAtggcagcacacacaaacacaggtcaaACCGTCTGGTATCCATCTGCAAACATCATTTCAGGTTTCAGTGGATAAGCACACTGGTAGAATTCCATCTCCTTCTTGCGGTGAGAATATTCCCTGAGGGGAATACAGCATGGCTGAGAGCTAACATCATGTTCATACACTCATCATCAAAAAGGTAAACGCAGATGACTGCAAACCCAGGTGCACGTCAAACCGCTGCAGTTCAAACCGAGTGGTCCCACCATCTTGTTACGGTTGTGCTGACGGAGCTTCACCCTTCCTCTTGATTTCTTCAAGGATCATCATCGCCAGTGATCTGATAAAGGGAAGTGGGTTAGGGGTCACatgatgaggggagggggaggaggggtacgCATGGGGGATGGGTTCTCGGTGGAACTGCCACCGTTGAAGAATGTCCACAGAGGAGCGCAGAGCAGCACTTCTCACGGCTGCCGTGAAAGGGtgctctcctccccactccccttcACCCTCCATAGTCAAATCATGGGCTGTCCCCTGGGACAGCAGTCTTCTCAgggtgctgctgctggtggctgAGCTCAGCTCCCCTTGCTAATTCTCCATATGTTCCTCTGCAGCACTTCTCTGGCACCACTACACAGTAGACCCTCACCATCGCTCGCTTGCCTGCTGCCTGCCCATAGCCACCTGATTATCATaccgtttttttatttttttccatcAACCCGTTCAGCCTGTGTGCCCATCCCCCTCTGCTTGCACATCCACCAATCAATATTGTAAGGCTAGTGTGAGGCTAATCTCATTCCTTAGCTGCCCCTGACAACATTCTTCCTGCCATCCATCCATAGTATGGGTGATACTTCCATGGGTGAGAGAAAAGCCTCGGGGAAGTGACCTTCATTGTGGGTTTGTCCACTTATGAAGTCTATCACTACTCTTACCATCGCTTAGACTGACCTTCAAACATCACTGCATTCTTGATTGTTACATAATTTTCTCATCATTTTATTCCATTTGTGTTGTATCAATTTACTTTAAACGGATTTAGAATACGATCATGTATCGACACCAACATTGATTAATTGCATTTCCATTAAGTATCTGTGACTAGAATCTGCCATTGAAGGGTTTTAATGTAGGACCTACAATACATTGAGTGGCCTACCTGAAAAAAGTGCTTGGCATGAAGTTTACATGAATGGACCTTTGATGCCATCCTGTGGCTGTATGGATCTACTGGTATCTGTCATTTGCATTACCTGGATATATTGTGATGTGTCCTAAAATTATTCTTACTGTCTTTTAGTGAGAAAAGATAATACCTATGACAAAAATCAAATGTACGCCATTTTGAACCGAACGTATAAAGAGATGCAGGGAGGGATGCAAGTGGTAAAGACTGTAGAACATAAAGTGGCGAATCTGTAGTGTTGAAACGCTTTCCCTACACATGCGCAGACTACTTACTTTCACTGTATTTTGATcagtctagctagctaacattagaCTGGAAGCTTGGGAATTCCCCAGCAGAACTCCTTCAGTAGGGGGGGGGCGAGAACTATAAACAACTTAAAGCGAAAACATATTTATATTACAGTGAAAAGCCCTCATTAAGATTATTCTTGATTAGATCAGTTACTGTCTAGTTGCAGCACAAAGCGCTgttttattaagtggttcccTTTCTGGCTAGCTAGTCTCGGCTAGCCAActattgctagctagctaatagcGACTAGGTACCTTCACAGTGTAAATAGTTTTCTGGTTGATAAGGATAGAACGAGGTGATCACATTTGGAGCAGATGAGTTTTTAAACGCTCGCTTGCTAACTTATTATCTGCAATGGCGGGTATACAGCCTCCGCTCAATTCTGGAAAAGAGTCTGTGCGGCCTGATCTTGGTTTCGGGGTCGACAAACACGAAATTCTGGATTCGGTGTCCGAGGACTGGTGCGACAGTGGGCTTGATTGCCTCAGTGGACCAGCGCTTAGTCTGGATGACTCCTTCAACACTGAGGTATCACAATCTTGGGTGCCAAGGTCCCATACATCGCACGATGACTCTGACAAGCGCTCCATGGACTGTAGCTCTATGGGGGGCGGTGAGAGGCTGGACTCAGCTATTGGGGACTCAATAACAGATGAGACTATGGGGAACATATCGCAGGAGCTCGGGACCATGCACCTGAGTGAACCGGTTATCATTGACTCTGGGGATGACGGTAATACTGGGAGGCAAGGTGCAACAAACCCGGAGGAGGAAcggcggaggagagaggaaatttTCAATACACTGAACTTTGTTTCTGAAGACGGAGACACGTGAGTGTCAAGCATTTGCTCTTCTCGTTATATCTTTAAAGTCATGCCAATGTCTCAAGTCTGTGTTAACCCTACATCGTTTCTTACAGGGCTCTTCATCTGGCATTTATTCATGAGCACTGGGCTTTTGTGCAGTACTTACTGGGGATGATAGCATTGGACCAAAGCTGGGTATCTTACCTGGACATTCAGAATCATTTGGGACAGGTGAGCACAGGTGTAACACTGGAGAAATGCTCTCCTGTGGTCTTCAGTCGCCATCAGAATCTGTAAGGTGACCCAGTGATTGTGACCACGTCGATGTTAACTTTCCATTGTAACGTGACTGTTTTCCTCccattctctgtctctgacagACGGCCCTCCACTTGGCGGTGATTGTCGACCAGCCCCAGTGTGTGAGGGGACTGCTGTGGGGTGGGGCCAGTGCGGAGctccaggagaggggaggaaacacCCCACTGCACCTGGCTGTCAGGGAGCTGAGGCACGACTGTGTCCGTGAGATCACCTCCAACTGCCAGAGCGCTGACTACCTACATGTCACCAACTACTCAGGTACTGTGTAGCTTACATATGGAGCAGTGGGGAGAAGTCTTCACCTGTCCCACCTCCTCaaggtgtttgtttgtttttttgatcGTCTTGATTTTTCACTGTTTCGTCCCTTCTTATAGGCGTGAGTGCTCTACATTTGGCAGTGCAAAGGGGCAGAGAGGACATCATTGGGATGCTGATTGAAGCAGGAGCAGATGTTAACCAGAGGGTGAGTACATCTTCTGACTGGTGTAGCTGTAGACCGGACGACTTCAAACATGTCTGCTCTTCACTCCTTCACTAAAGGTCACCTCATTTGCTTAGAATGATAaatcatgcgtgtgtgtgtgtgtatccaggaCCTGAGCTCCGGCCGTTCCCCATTGCACTGGGCGGTGGAGTCCCAGAGTACCCGGGTGGTGCAGCTCCTGCTGCAGGGTGGAGCCAGTGTGGACCAGCCCTCCTATGCAGGCCACACAGCCCTGTACTGTGCTCTACACAGGCCCAACAAGGAGGTGCAGGCCCTCCTGAAGGCTGGAGGAGCCTCCGACACACggcaagaggaagaagaggaggaggaagaggaggagaaagagagcgaagAGGTGAGAATACACTTACATGGAGAGTATGTAGAGTCTGCCTTTTTTGTTGGTCCACAAATATTCATGTCAGCATTCCAGGCATTAAATGTGCTTTCAACTGTATGACACTAAATGATTACCTCTGtgcttgtcttttttttgttttaggaAGAATTTGACGACGTCATCATTAATGGTCAGCGAGTACACTAACCATGAACATCAGCATTAACGTGGACACTGGGCTACATTAGGTCAAGGCACTGCTGTTGGGCTTCTGATAGATGTGCGattatgcatttgtgtgtggtttgtgtatgTACCTGTAATTTGTATATACAATAGTAAGGGAAATGAACCCACGCCCTCCACTCAACCAAGAACAAAGTCATTCAGTTTAATGGATCATACTATTTCTATGGAGATTGAGTCTCCCTCTATGGAAAAGTGTATTATAGTTTGACATGAAGGTTTCAGTGTCGGTAGTAGGATAATAGGAATGGCTTCAGCTGTGTTCTATAAAACTGTAACCATCGCTATTGTCACCAGTGAGTCATTAGCTCTTTATTTTTGTTTGAACCGATAGACAACCTTGTGTAATGTGTTAAATGTGCTACAGATTCTTTCCATTTCTGAATCATAATAAGTAAACTGTAAACAGATTGGATGAAGGACCTGTTCCATCAGCCTCTGAGACCACTTGACAAACTCACAGTCTTATCTTGCATTACATTTGTAATGCAAAGTTATTTATGTAGTCAAGTTTAACTTATACTGTAAGATAAAAGTTCAAAAGTAGCTGATATTTGGGGATTTTAGTTTTTGTTCCTACTCTTTGTGTTTTGATGATGCAATCATGTTATTTTATTGACTCAATGATTTGGGGggttttccccccattgtatgAATAGAGGTGTTATGGTGACTTGTAAAACATACATTTAAGAAAGGGGTGGTGACAGAAGATGGGAGTAAGTGTTGGTGATAAAGATTGTACTGATTGGGTGAAAGGAAGATTTCAAAGTTGACAAAGCATGCCAGGGGTTTGTGTGGCACGAAGAAAGTTGACATATACTGTCTTGGAAAGAGACATTTATGTTGGGTCAAATTGCTGACATTGGTTTACAATAATGATGGCATGAAAAGGGCACTAGCTGAAGTGGAATGATCTGCCCCAAGGACACCCAAAGAAAAAATCTGATGTATATTAACAATATTATGAGCATGCTGTCTATATGGTTGATGTAATTGGAACTGTATAATAAATACAGTAGATTAAAAGGGGCATATTTGATAAATAAATCATTAGAGCTCAACACAGCTTACATAGATCTTCTTTTTGGAAATCCAGATGACCACATTGTTTAAACCTGCCAGATCAATGATCTCAACATGTCTATGATTTAACAGATAAACGTGGATGTGTGGATTCCCAGAATACATATGGAAATTGAAAAGATCCTCGGTCTCGGGGACCGTGTGATGTGCGCATGGTTGTCCGGTCAATTTTCTGGTTGTTACAATTAAATGATTCCCCTCGAAATATGAGCAATCTAGAAATAGTAGCAACTGGTTAATCAATACGTTCATCTTATTGGCAGCAAAAGCATTATCCTACCGAGTGTGAGTGTTATGTTAGCTTGATCCTCGAAATAATAAGTTACTGTTACGATGCCTAGGAAAGTTATAGCAATAAGCGTGTTAGCCTACAGCAGCTATGTATTGTGCAGGATGTAGCTACCTCTGATGTTATGTTttttcaaaatataaaaaaattgtAAGATGCAAAAGTACGGTAGATCGATAGGGTAGATATGTTCTAATGTaggttaatatatatatatagtctaaTATTAAGTTGAGCTCTAAATACACATTATGGTTAATGGTCACAGTACTAGCCCATGTCTCAAATGTTAGAAATGTAAAAGGAACATATCGATAGCTGTCAGTATTTTTGCTCACTTCGCAGAGTTTGAAGGTTGCTAGTTAGCTCAGCAATTACCTGGGCCACGTATTTGTTTTTAAACCTGTTGTACTAGAGAGGAAGCATGGATGTGGTCCGGTTGTTTACCTCTCTCATAGCTGCGCAtcgccagcagcagcagacctTAGCTCTGCAGGGAGAGATTCAGGCTGAGATTCTGGCACAACTCCTTGAGCAGGAGGATGTTAACAGCAGGACTCAGTCCAATAAGGATGTCATTGAGGATGCAGAGGCTCACTTAATTCTTCTGGAGGAAGTCCTCAAAAGTGTTAAGCTATCGAACGTAAAATGTAGACTAGCGGGTCTCCTGGGTGAGGAGAGCCTCAGGGCAGAGGAGCCCGACTATGAGGTGCTGAAAGCCGGTTTGATGGACCATGCGAGGGAGGCAGATATTCAGGTGCAGCAAGACTTCAGCTCTGTGAGGTTTGACCCCCAGAAGGGGCCTAGGGAGCTTGGACAGGGGCTGGAGTGTGCAGCCCAGCGCTGGCTTCGGCCTGAAAAGAGAACGGCCATGGAAGTGGTCAGGTGTGTCACCCTGCAAAGATTTGTCTCACTTTTGCCTGAAGCTGTTGCAGCCCATGTGCTGAAACAGGGCCCTCGGGACATGGAGCATGCAGTGTGCATGGCTGAGGAATACATACATGCCCTGACAGAGGAAGGAAGTAGGGTGATGGACAGCCACACTCATACTGTGGGATATCCTTCCAACCAGCCAGCTAAGGAACAGGAACAAGGGTAAGGCCGAGTAATGCTTGAACCCCTGAACTGTGACGTATTCAAAGTAAGTCACACTGATGGTTTTGATACATTAACAATTACCCAATGATGTGTTCTTTTGTTTCAGTGGTGCAAATCATCTACATTTTGAGGAGATGGTAGGAAGAGACAAGGTGGTTCTTATTGAGGGCAGTTTTGTAAAGGAGGAGGTAGACGACTGTTTAGTAGCGGATGTCAGTGGGACGGAGATAGACAGTAGTGGGTTGTACTGTGAGGGAAGACATGCATCGGGAGCTGATGATAATGCTGCCAACATTGAGAGGTTTCAGCTGAGAAACATGACAAATATGGTGCCTCCGTCTGACACTACCAAGAGAGACGTGTCTGCTTCCGAGGAGGGTGAGGCTGTGTCTTTAATACCCTCTTATCTGCAGAGCGACAAGCAGCCATGTCTAGACAGTGGCAGCAACTACAGCAGGGCCAGCCATTCACAAAGCTACAACGGCAGAGCCTTTAAGTCGTTTTGCTGCCTTGACTGTGACCAGAGATTTGAGTCTCAGAAGGACCTGACCCAGCATCGTAGGAGTCATGCCAAGACTCATTGCTGCCCTGAGTGTGGGAAGAACTTCCGGGACAGTTTTAATCTGAAATGTCACATGAGGACACATACAGGCGAGCGGCCCCACCATTGTCACtattgtggaaaaacgtttgcTCAGGAGCACGGGCTTCTGCAGCACATCAACATCCATACTGGAGCGAGGCCTTTCTGCTGTACTGTGTGTGGAATGGGCTTTCGTCACAGCCGAACTCTCAAGAAACACATTGTTCTTCACTCCCAAGACAGGCCTTTCCTCTGTGCCCATTGTGGAGTGACATTCAAACTTAATGATACATTAAAGAGGCACCTGAAAACTCACACAGGAGTACATGGTGTGAATAAACATTAGTGACATAGATTGCTTTCCCTAATTCTTTCTTAGTAAGAACTGAGGAAATGGCACAACGCTGTAACTTTAGCACGTAGCACTCGGCAAATCGGGAGAAACATTTATTGTCTCACAAAGATTCTTTACGAACCTTGAAGaactctttttttattt
Coding sequences within:
- the nfkbib gene encoding NF-kappa-B inhibitor beta; amino-acid sequence: MAGIQPPLNSGKESVRPDLGFGVDKHEILDSVSEDWCDSGLDCLSGPALSLDDSFNTEVSQSWVPRSHTSHDDSDKRSMDCSSMGGGERLDSAIGDSITDETMGNISQELGTMHLSEPVIIDSGDDGNTGRQGATNPEEERRRREEIFNTLNFVSEDGDTALHLAFIHEHWAFVQYLLGMIALDQSWVSYLDIQNHLGQTALHLAVIVDQPQCVRGLLWGGASAELQERGGNTPLHLAVRELRHDCVREITSNCQSADYLHVTNYSGVSALHLAVQRGREDIIGMLIEAGADVNQRDLSSGRSPLHWAVESQSTRVVQLLLQGGASVDQPSYAGHTALYCALHRPNKEVQALLKAGGASDTRQEEEEEEEEEEKESEEEEFDDVIINGQRVH